The Vicingaceae bacterium genome has a window encoding:
- a CDS encoding hypothetical protein (possible pseudo, frameshifted), which produces MSQSQYFTQEGLNKLKEELKYLKNVERPKISKQIAEAREKGDLSENAEYDAAKEAQGLLELKIAQLENIIANAKIIDESKLDTSKVSISDQG; this is translated from the coding sequence ATGTCACAATCACAATATTTTACACAAGAAGGCCTGAATAAGTTAAAGGAAGAACTAAAGTATCTAAAAAACGTAGAAAGGCCTAAAATTTCAAAGCAAATTGCCGAAGCCAGGGAAAAAGGCGATTTGTCGGAAAATGCCGAATATGATGCAGCAAAAGAAGCTCAAGGGCTGCTAGAATTAAAAATTGCCCAATTGGAAAATATTATTGCCAATGCTAAAATCATTGATGAATCGAAGTTGGATACCAGTAAAGTGTCCATATCTGACCAAGGTTAA
- a CDS encoding hypothetical protein (possible pseudo, frameshifted) yields MNRSWIPVKCPYLTKVKIKNLANNMVMEYTLVSEKEANLAQKKISVESPIGKGLLGKKKGEVVEIVTPAGKVKFEILEISL; encoded by the coding sequence ATGAATCGAAGTTGGATACCAGTAAAGTGTCCATATCTGACCAAGGTTAAAATAAAAAATCTTGCCAACAATATGGTTATGGAGTATACATTGGTTTCTGAAAAAGAAGCCAATTTGGCACAGAAAAAAATTTCTGTTGAATCTCCCATAGGAAAAGGCTTGTTGGGAAAGAAAAAAGGTGAAGTTGTCGAGATTGTAACACCTGCAGGAAAGGTTAAATTTGAAATTTTGGAAATAAGCTTGTAA
- a CDS encoding HIT family protein, which produces MASIFTKIIKGELPCHKIAENEHCIAFLDIFPLKKGHTLVVPKKEIDLIFDLPDKEYSELWMFAKDIAKKIKKAVPCQRVGIAVVGMEVPHAHIHLIPLDNIDDINFSRPKLKLTPEELEEIAQKIKNA; this is translated from the coding sequence ATGGCTTCGATATTCACAAAAATAATCAAAGGGGAGTTACCTTGCCATAAAATCGCTGAAAATGAGCATTGTATAGCTTTTTTGGATATTTTCCCTCTTAAAAAAGGACATACTTTGGTAGTTCCCAAAAAAGAAATTGATTTGATTTTTGATTTGCCTGATAAAGAATATAGCGAATTATGGATGTTTGCTAAAGACATTGCCAAGAAAATTAAGAAAGCAGTGCCGTGTCAACGTGTAGGAATTGCAGTTGTTGGCATGGAAGTTCCTCATGCACATATACATTTAATTCCTTTGGATAATATTGACGATATAAATTTTTCACGTCCAAAACTGAAATTGACTCCTGAAGAACTAGAGGAAATTGCTCAAAAAATTAAAAATGCCTGA
- a CDS encoding hypothetical protein (possible pseudo, frameshifted): MSLHWIINTPYDEVLDFIRDCGYSRIPVYKETFDNIVGVLYIKDLLPYLDQNKDFEWQKFLRDPFFVPENKKLDDLLRDFQKRKMHMAIVVDEFGAVPGIITLEDVLEEIVGEITDEYDDEEVFYSIIDDDTYIFEGKTPLKDFYRIMQIEDSENFEKHKGESETIGGFIMELMGKIPQKNEKITFDDYQFVIESADRKKIKSIKVIKLHNNQIPSGNQE; encoded by the coding sequence ATGTCGCTGCATTGGATTATTAATACCCCTTATGATGAAGTGCTTGACTTTATCAGAGATTGCGGATATTCACGCATTCCGGTCTATAAAGAAACTTTCGACAATATCGTAGGAGTATTATACATTAAGGATTTATTACCATATCTTGACCAAAATAAAGATTTTGAATGGCAAAAATTTTTGAGAGATCCTTTTTTTGTACCTGAAAATAAAAAACTTGATGATTTGCTGAGAGATTTTCAGAAAAGAAAAATGCATATGGCCATTGTTGTGGACGAATTTGGTGCTGTTCCGGGAATAATTACGCTCGAAGATGTTCTTGAAGAAATTGTCGGCGAAATCACCGACGAATATGATGACGAGGAAGTTTTTTACTCTATTATCGATGATGACACCTATATTTTTGAAGGGAAAACCCCTCTAAAGGACTTTTACAGAATTATGCAGATTGAAGATTCCGAAAACTTTGAGAAACACAAAGGCGAGTCAGAAACCATTGGAGGATTTATTATGGAATTGATGGGTAAAATTCCACAGAAAAACGAAAAAATTACATTTGACGATTATCAATTTGTAATTGAATCGGCAGACCGAAAAAAGATAAAATCTATCAAAGTCATTAAATTACACAATAATCAAATTCCTTCCGGAAATCAGGAGTAA
- a CDS encoding hypothetical protein (possible pseudo, frameshifted): MDEPPSHIFKDLLFVYLAQSPDSSFWALLAILCLLIIASGLVSASEISYFSLSASEKSAIEDYDDRSNLKYIKFLINNPQKLLATILISNNFINIAIVLISSTIIQTYLSFSHPYGRIFFELGVITSIILIFGEILPKVIASKNILQFAHLMAPPIYLLFKLLSPFSALLLVISGFIHKKFRKKGIKITKNELEKAINITEDIGTHQEEQKILEGIVKFGDISVKQVMKPRIDVAALDY, translated from the coding sequence TTGGACGAACCGCCCTCTCATATTTTTAAGGATTTATTATTTGTTTATCTTGCCCAAAGCCCTGACTCTTCTTTTTGGGCTTTATTGGCTATTTTATGTTTATTGATTATTGCATCAGGGTTGGTTTCTGCATCCGAAATTTCTTACTTTTCATTATCAGCTTCTGAAAAATCGGCCATCGAGGACTATGATGACCGTTCCAACTTAAAATACATCAAATTTTTGATAAACAATCCGCAAAAATTGCTTGCCACTATTTTGATAAGCAATAACTTTATCAATATTGCCATTGTCCTTATTTCTTCCACCATCATACAAACATATCTTTCATTTAGTCATCCTTATGGCCGTATTTTTTTCGAATTGGGAGTTATCACATCAATTATTTTAATTTTCGGCGAGATTTTGCCAAAAGTGATTGCTTCAAAAAATATCCTTCAATTTGCCCATTTAATGGCTCCTCCTATTTATCTTCTTTTTAAATTACTCTCACCCTTTTCTGCATTATTATTAGTCATTTCCGGTTTTATTCATAAAAAATTCAGGAAAAAAGGAATAAAAATCACAAAAAACGAATTGGAAAAAGCCATCAATATCACCGAAGACATTGGCACTCATCAAGAAGAGCAAAAAATTTTGGAAGGTATTGTCAAATTTGGTGACATTTCTGTTAAGCAAGTGATGAAACCTCGCATTGATGTCGCTGCATTGGATTATTAA
- a CDS encoding single-stranded DNA-binding protein: MASINKVILVGNVGKDPEVITLDNGTKLAKFPLATSESYTDKSGQRVENTTWHNIVVWRNQAEIVEKYVKKGRQLYIEGKIKTRSYTDKDNATRYITEIEVDNFIMLGRRDDFEDDSSVQNQSGNSTQQNKPDLNNEPAINSDFESSIEEDDLPF, from the coding sequence ATGGCAAGTATCAATAAAGTTATTTTAGTAGGAAATGTTGGAAAAGACCCTGAAGTAATTACGCTTGACAACGGAACAAAGTTGGCCAAATTCCCCTTGGCCACCTCGGAATCATACACCGACAAAAGCGGTCAAAGAGTAGAAAACACCACATGGCACAATATAGTGGTATGGAGAAACCAGGCAGAAATTGTGGAAAAATACGTTAAAAAAGGTCGCCAGCTTTACATAGAAGGCAAGATTAAAACTCGCTCCTATACTGATAAAGATAATGCCACACGTTATATCACAGAAATTGAAGTAGATAATTTTATCATGCTTGGCCGCAGGGATGATTTTGAAGATGATTCATCTGTTCAAAATCAATCCGGCAATTCAACACAACAAAACAAACCCGACTTAAATAATGAACCTGCCATAAATTCCGATTTTGAATCCTCTATTGAAGAGGACGATTTGCCATTTTAA
- a CDS encoding peroxiredoxin — translation MEINLIWDGGMKFHSLINGHTVIVDADGSVGGSDQGPRPKPLMLVALAGCTGMDVVSLLKKMKVNYDSLQINIMAELTEEHPKIFKNVHIVYEFGGKGIDKDKVKKAVDLSQEKYCGVSAMFRHFARLTYEIRYL, via the coding sequence ATGGAAATTAATCTTATCTGGGATGGGGGAATGAAATTTCATTCCTTGATAAATGGACATACTGTGATTGTGGATGCTGATGGGTCAGTGGGGGGATCCGACCAGGGGCCAAGGCCTAAACCATTGATGTTGGTCGCTCTTGCCGGATGCACAGGAATGGATGTGGTGTCTTTGCTGAAAAAAATGAAAGTCAATTACGATTCTTTACAAATTAACATAATGGCCGAATTGACAGAAGAACATCCCAAAATTTTCAAGAATGTGCATATTGTATATGAGTTTGGCGGGAAAGGCATCGATAAAGATAAAGTAAAAAAAGCGGTGGATCTTTCACAAGAAAAATATTGCGGAGTAAGTGCCATGTTCAGGCATTTTGCCCGGCTGACCTACGAAATACGTTATTTGTAA
- the crt gene encoding enoyl-CoA hydratase — translation MNYKNLLLEKDNGIALITINRPEQLNALNRETIAELHDALDACERDSDVKVIILTGSGTKAFVAGADIKEFYRFTPEEGRQLSANGQKQLFDFVENLSKPVIAAINGYALGGGLELAMSCHIRIASDNARMGLPEVSLGVIPGYGGTQRLPRLVGKGKACEMIFTGEMIQAADALQWGLVNHVTTQDKLMDYCKELAAKIMKNSMVAIASAIRAINAAYDKKANGFEVEIEEFGKCFGTEDFKEGTNAFVEKRKPNFPGK, via the coding sequence ATGAATTACAAAAATTTGCTATTGGAAAAAGACAACGGTATTGCTTTGATTACCATTAACCGTCCGGAACAATTAAATGCATTGAACCGCGAAACCATAGCAGAGCTGCATGATGCTCTGGATGCCTGTGAGCGAGACAGTGATGTGAAGGTAATTATTCTCACAGGAAGTGGTACAAAAGCATTTGTGGCAGGTGCCGATATCAAAGAGTTTTATCGATTTACCCCTGAGGAAGGACGCCAATTAAGTGCCAATGGTCAAAAACAATTGTTTGATTTTGTTGAAAACCTTTCAAAACCTGTCATTGCAGCCATCAATGGATATGCCCTTGGAGGAGGACTGGAGTTGGCCATGAGTTGTCATATCCGTATTGCCTCAGATAATGCAAGAATGGGCCTTCCGGAAGTTTCTTTGGGAGTCATTCCCGGTTATGGCGGAACACAACGTTTGCCTCGCCTAGTAGGAAAGGGAAAGGCGTGTGAAATGATTTTTACCGGAGAAATGATACAGGCTGCCGATGCCCTGCAGTGGGGATTGGTAAATCATGTCACAACTCAAGATAAGTTAATGGATTATTGCAAGGAATTGGCTGCCAAAATAATGAAAAACTCCATGGTGGCTATAGCTTCGGCCATTCGGGCAATCAATGCGGCATATGACAAAAAGGCAAATGGTTTTGAGGTTGAAATTGAAGAATTTGGCAAATGTTTTGGCACTGAAGATTTTAAAGAAGGTACAAATGCTTTTGTAGAAAAGCGAAAACCAAATTTCCCCGGAAAATAA
- a CDS encoding glycerol-3-phosphate dehydrogenase, which yields MNERVGVLGSGSWATALVKILSENEDTVNWWIRNYRTLDYIKQYGHNPNYLSSASLNVNKLNLYQDVEKFLEDTDIIVVAVPAAFLHQTLNPLPKKLWEGKKIVSAIKGMIPEFHSIPARYYHKQWGIPYEDIAMISGPCHAEEVAMEKLSYLTVASENTGYAEKVASKIRCRFVKSTVSDDLFGTELSAIMKNIYALCAGIYHGLGYGDNFQAVLISNSIQEIERFVDAVNPIHRDVKTSAYLGDLLVTAYSQFSRNRTFGSMIGKGYSVKTAQLELNMTAEGYYAVKSIIEINKKFNVDIPICMAVYRVLYEKISPWVEMQLLTQKLS from the coding sequence ATGAACGAGAGAGTAGGAGTATTAGGTTCAGGAAGTTGGGCCACGGCATTGGTGAAAATATTGTCAGAAAATGAAGATACTGTCAATTGGTGGATTAGAAACTACCGGACGTTGGACTATATTAAACAATATGGGCATAATCCCAATTACTTGAGTTCTGCGTCTTTAAACGTAAATAAACTTAATCTTTATCAAGATGTCGAAAAATTTTTGGAAGACACTGATATTATTGTGGTTGCAGTGCCTGCAGCTTTTTTGCATCAAACTTTAAACCCATTGCCAAAAAAACTCTGGGAAGGAAAGAAAATTGTTTCCGCCATTAAAGGCATGATACCGGAATTTCACAGCATTCCTGCACGTTATTATCACAAGCAATGGGGCATACCATACGAAGACATAGCCATGATTTCGGGTCCATGCCATGCCGAAGAGGTGGCTATGGAAAAATTGTCATATCTGACAGTTGCTTCTGAAAATACCGGATATGCAGAAAAAGTGGCTTCAAAAATTCGTTGCCGTTTTGTCAAATCCACAGTGTCGGACGATTTATTTGGCACAGAGCTTTCGGCTATCATGAAAAATATTTATGCATTGTGTGCAGGCATATATCATGGTTTGGGATACGGCGATAATTTCCAGGCCGTTTTAATTTCTAATTCCATCCAAGAGATTGAAAGGTTTGTCGATGCCGTTAATCCCATTCACAGGGATGTGAAAACCTCGGCATATCTTGGAGATCTTTTGGTGACAGCATATTCACAGTTTTCCCGTAACCGCACTTTTGGAAGCATGATTGGGAAAGGATATTCGGTCAAAACAGCCCAATTGGAATTAAACATGACAGCCGAAGGATACTATGCCGTAAAGAGCATCATCGAAATCAACAAAAAGTTTAATGTGGATATACCCATTTGCATGGCAGTTTACCGCGTCTTGTATGAAAAAATATCTCCCTGGGTAGAGATGCAACTGTTAACACAAAAACTTTCATGA
- a CDS encoding tRNA threonylcarbamoyladenosine biosynthesis protein — protein sequence MNTTIIEIKGPHERDKILQAARFIVEGHTVVFPTETVYGIGADAFNAGAVKKIFETKNRPQDNPLIVHIATFEQFLEISSMADEQLLEVLRKFWPGPLTVIVPHKGNIPAMVTTGLPTVGIRMPGHIVAREIIKESGRPVAAPSANFSGEPSSTRFEHVLQDFQGKVPCIVKSFEPEIGMESTVLDVTSQPWRILRPGYISAKEISDFSGLPVVYAKKSDGDKPLSPGMKYRHYAPKKPLFVFSSDSPEELLKALFQTKKPKRFWIVSKDFPIETYFSPQDTVINYHDGEDLIKNLYYWLKESDRLNPDYILLEYPEGLSPEKDILLRNRLEKAANEFL from the coding sequence ATGAATACCACAATAATTGAAATCAAAGGTCCGCATGAAAGAGATAAAATCTTGCAGGCCGCCCGTTTTATAGTAGAAGGGCATACGGTGGTTTTTCCCACCGAAACGGTTTATGGCATAGGTGCGGATGCATTTAACGCCGGAGCGGTAAAAAAAATTTTTGAAACAAAAAATCGTCCACAGGACAATCCCTTGATAGTGCATATAGCCACTTTTGAACAATTTTTGGAAATTTCCTCAATGGCTGATGAGCAATTGCTTGAGGTGCTAAGAAAATTTTGGCCGGGCCCTTTGACTGTCATAGTGCCTCACAAAGGAAATATTCCTGCTATGGTGACCACCGGGTTGCCGACCGTTGGTATACGTATGCCCGGTCATATTGTCGCCAGGGAGATAATCAAAGAATCGGGACGTCCTGTGGCCGCTCCTTCAGCCAATTTTTCAGGGGAGCCCTCATCCACAAGGTTTGAGCATGTTTTGCAAGATTTTCAAGGGAAAGTGCCTTGTATTGTCAAAAGCTTCGAACCGGAGATTGGCATGGAGTCGACGGTTTTGGATGTAACTTCTCAACCATGGAGAATTTTGAGGCCGGGATATATTTCGGCAAAGGAGATATCGGATTTTTCCGGTTTACCGGTGGTATATGCCAAAAAATCGGATGGAGACAAGCCTCTTTCTCCCGGAATGAAATACCGTCATTATGCTCCCAAAAAACCTTTGTTTGTTTTTTCATCTGATAGCCCGGAAGAATTGTTGAAAGCGTTATTTCAAACAAAAAAACCGAAAAGATTCTGGATTGTTTCAAAGGATTTTCCCATAGAAACATATTTCTCTCCACAAGATACCGTCATAAACTATCACGATGGTGAAGATTTGATAAAAAATCTTTACTACTGGTTGAAAGAATCAGACCGTTTGAATCCGGATTATATACTGCTTGAATATCCTGAAGGACTATCACCCGAAAAAGACATATTGCTCAGAAACCGTCTTGAAAAAGCCGCAAATGAATTTTTGTAA
- the dnaG gene encoding DNA primase has product MIDQQTIDRIFESADIVDVVSTFVQLKRRGSNWIGLCPFHDEKTPSFTVNPVKGIYKCFGCGKGGNAVTFIMEHEKLTYPEALRFLAKKYNIPIEESEEQNEERQQKKSLRDQLYHVHQLAHGFYVKQLWETDEGRSVGLGYFLERGMSENTIKTFGLGYSPADKTALIQYLLKNGIEETLIEQSGIGVRYGQTLVDRFHDRVIFPLQNITGRVIGFAGRILVKTDKAKYVNSPETLIYEKGKYLFGLYYSKNAIVKNAKAFLVEGYMDFLSLYESGITNVVAGSGTAFTSEQIKLLKRFTKHITLIYDSDAAGYNAAEKAAHALLFEDLDVSIVPLPAGEDPDSLAKKLMPGELQNYVSTNEQDFILYQLSKLPPADRMEPRQKRDAVNQLLQSVACIKDVILRSSYIQKIAAKLRVDESALSLEAHKLHLKLKEETLNRQARENLKLPSPTQGDETIENESSEDDRIIAAADPLVANAEAEYLRLLIEHGDKNVILTLNNDGHKEEIEINVAVQMIIELEEDGFEFSHPLYKKVFDFYKSLYKQNIDHHEIVKKIKTHNDAEFVNLYVSLTENNFQLSEKWKKEWHVEVTERDQFLERVFEHVVRSFKIVKINEKLEVLRKKLKETPQDSEDILFIIQEINKYENFKKEMAKSLGWTIL; this is encoded by the coding sequence ATGATCGACCAACAAACCATAGATCGCATCTTTGAATCGGCAGATATTGTAGATGTTGTTTCGACGTTTGTGCAACTCAAACGTAGAGGCAGCAACTGGATAGGATTGTGCCCTTTTCATGACGAAAAAACCCCTTCGTTTACCGTCAATCCCGTCAAGGGCATTTATAAGTGCTTTGGATGTGGCAAGGGAGGCAATGCTGTGACATTTATCATGGAACACGAAAAACTTACCTATCCCGAAGCATTGAGGTTTTTGGCCAAAAAATACAATATACCCATTGAAGAAAGCGAAGAACAAAACGAAGAAAGACAACAAAAAAAGAGTTTACGGGATCAACTCTATCATGTTCATCAATTGGCTCATGGGTTTTATGTAAAACAACTCTGGGAAACCGATGAAGGCAGAAGCGTGGGATTGGGATATTTTCTCGAAAGAGGAATGTCAGAAAATACCATCAAAACCTTTGGATTGGGATACAGTCCTGCAGATAAAACGGCATTGATTCAATACCTCTTGAAAAATGGTATTGAAGAAACCTTAATCGAACAGTCGGGAATCGGGGTGAGGTATGGCCAAACACTTGTCGACAGGTTCCATGACAGGGTGATTTTTCCTTTACAAAACATTACCGGAAGAGTGATAGGTTTTGCCGGACGGATATTGGTTAAAACCGACAAAGCCAAATATGTCAATTCCCCCGAAACTTTGATTTACGAAAAAGGAAAATACCTGTTTGGTCTTTATTATTCCAAAAATGCCATAGTAAAAAACGCAAAAGCATTTTTGGTAGAAGGTTATATGGATTTTCTGTCGCTATATGAAAGCGGTATAACCAATGTGGTGGCCGGATCGGGCACAGCATTCACATCCGAACAGATTAAATTGTTGAAAAGGTTTACAAAACACATAACATTGATCTATGACTCAGATGCGGCTGGATATAACGCAGCCGAAAAAGCCGCCCATGCATTGTTGTTTGAAGATCTGGATGTTTCAATAGTGCCACTACCGGCCGGAGAAGACCCCGACTCCCTGGCAAAAAAGTTAATGCCCGGTGAGTTGCAAAATTACGTTTCAACAAACGAACAGGATTTCATTCTTTATCAACTGTCTAAATTGCCTCCGGCTGATCGTATGGAGCCGCGCCAAAAGAGAGATGCTGTAAATCAGCTTTTGCAATCCGTGGCATGTATCAAGGATGTGATACTTCGGAGCTCGTATATTCAAAAAATTGCTGCAAAACTCCGGGTTGACGAAAGTGCACTTTCATTGGAAGCACACAAGTTGCATCTCAAATTAAAAGAAGAAACGCTCAACCGTCAAGCTCGCGAAAATCTTAAATTACCCTCCCCTACCCAGGGCGACGAAACAATTGAAAACGAAAGCTCAGAAGACGACCGGATCATAGCAGCAGCCGATCCACTTGTGGCCAATGCAGAAGCCGAATATCTGAGATTGTTAATCGAACATGGCGATAAGAATGTAATTTTGACCTTGAACAACGACGGTCATAAAGAAGAAATAGAAATAAATGTGGCAGTTCAGATGATAATAGAGTTGGAAGAAGACGGATTTGAATTTTCGCACCCCCTCTACAAGAAGGTTTTTGATTTTTACAAGTCGCTGTATAAACAAAACATCGATCATCATGAAATTGTAAAAAAAATAAAAACTCATAACGATGCAGAATTTGTAAATTTATATGTTTCTTTGACGGAAAATAATTTTCAGCTTTCGGAAAAATGGAAAAAAGAATGGCATGTGGAAGTAACCGAGCGCGATCAGTTTCTCGAAAGGGTTTTTGAACATGTGGTGAGGTCTTTTAAGATTGTAAAAATCAATGAGAAATTGGAAGTTTTGAGAAAAAAATTAAAAGAAACACCCCAAGATTCAGAAGATATTCTTTTTATCATACAAGAAATAAACAAATACGAAAATTTTAAAAAAGAAATGGCCAAATCATTGGGATGGACCATCCTTTAA
- a CDS encoding chloride channel protein, translating into MDHPLIIKKLINRIIIYTNRLIAGNETRKIIVLSVLTGILSGVLAVLVKRSTIAVHWLVNLFNTIDWGNYFYFVSPLLGISITVLIAHRLLKKKVSHGIPSTIYAIIRKKSRLPFHATYSSMITSLFTVGFGGSVGLEGPSVSTGSAIGSVVGRFFNQNYKTTTVLLAAGAAGAISGIFSAPVGAMIFVLEIFMFDFSASFLLPVLLSSSMAALTSMFIYGKDAIFKFSVQSFAMKNIPLYIILGILCGMYSVYFVDVVKKVEKFSNKRKTRPWKRIIVYGIPLGWMIFFIPPLYGEGYEVITRIAGGDIKALVEHSIFYHQWNNGLLMLVLIAGILFFKPWATSLTFAAGGVGGIFAPSFFAGGILGFFLLYILQQFAEWDQMAFANFTLAGMAGVMAGVMHTPLTAVFLVAELANGYNIFIPLMLTVALSYATSRYFNPESIYQWQMKNEGLNVAGVKESIISFSHHAKDILEKDFVPVYEDETLGSMIEKIKISRRNTFPVIDRENNFKGVLTIDQLKDYLFDRTKYDMPVKQLVQKTETLIYPYHTLDYVSKQFQATKQWNLPVVSKNGKYLGFVSRFKVMEKIKETLLRENGF; encoded by the coding sequence ATGGACCATCCTTTAATCATAAAAAAACTAATTAACCGCATAATAATTTATACAAACCGGCTCATTGCCGGTAACGAAACACGCAAAATCATTGTTTTGTCGGTCTTAACAGGTATTTTATCGGGAGTACTGGCTGTGTTGGTAAAACGATCGACAATTGCCGTGCATTGGTTGGTCAATTTGTTCAATACCATCGATTGGGGAAATTATTTTTATTTCGTATCTCCATTGCTGGGTATAAGCATAACGGTGTTGATCGCACACAGGTTGTTAAAGAAAAAAGTTTCGCACGGCATTCCTTCCACTATCTATGCCATTATCCGTAAAAAAAGCAGATTGCCCTTTCATGCCACTTACAGTTCGATGATCACCAGTTTGTTTACAGTCGGTTTTGGCGGATCGGTTGGATTAGAAGGACCTTCTGTTTCTACGGGAAGCGCCATAGGATCGGTGGTGGGAAGATTTTTCAATCAAAACTACAAAACCACCACGGTTTTGCTGGCGGCCGGAGCGGCAGGGGCCATTTCGGGCATTTTTTCTGCACCGGTAGGAGCCATGATTTTTGTATTGGAAATTTTTATGTTTGATTTTTCAGCTTCGTTTTTGTTGCCGGTGTTGTTATCCAGTTCTATGGCTGCGCTGACAAGCATGTTTATTTACGGAAAAGATGCCATATTCAAATTTAGTGTGCAGAGTTTTGCAATGAAAAATATCCCTTTATACATCATTTTGGGTATTTTGTGCGGCATGTATTCGGTGTATTTTGTAGATGTGGTCAAAAAAGTGGAAAAATTCAGCAACAAAAGAAAAACACGTCCGTGGAAAAGAATAATCGTTTATGGCATACCTTTGGGTTGGATGATTTTTTTTATCCCGCCTTTGTATGGCGAGGGCTATGAAGTGATCACAAGAATAGCCGGAGGTGATATCAAAGCATTGGTAGAGCACAGTATTTTTTATCATCAATGGAATAACGGATTATTGATGCTTGTTTTGATAGCAGGAATACTTTTTTTCAAGCCGTGGGCCACCTCATTGACATTTGCGGCCGGAGGGGTTGGTGGCATATTTGCCCCATCATTTTTTGCCGGAGGGATATTGGGATTTTTTTTGTTGTATATTTTACAACAATTTGCCGAATGGGATCAAATGGCTTTTGCCAACTTTACATTGGCAGGCATGGCCGGAGTTATGGCGGGTGTGATGCATACTCCTTTGACAGCCGTCTTTCTGGTGGCCGAACTGGCCAACGGATACAATATTTTCATTCCTTTGATGCTCACGGTGGCATTGTCCTATGCAACATCGCGCTATTTTAATCCCGAGTCGATTTATCAATGGCAGATGAAAAACGAAGGACTCAATGTGGCGGGGGTGAAAGAAAGTATTATTTCATTCAGCCATCATGCCAAAGATATTTTAGAAAAAGATTTTGTACCTGTTTATGAAGACGAAACTTTGGGAAGCATGATCGAAAAAATAAAAATCTCCAGGCGGAACACATTTCCCGTAATTGACAGGGAAAATAATTTCAAAGGGGTATTGACGATCGATCAATTGAAAGATTATTTGTTTGACCGGACTAAATATGACATGCCTGTCAAACAATTGGTCCAAAAAACGGAAACATTGATTTATCCCTACCATACGTTGGATTACGTGTCAAAACAATTTCAAGCGACCAAACAATGGAACCTGCCGGTAGTAAGCAAAAACGGAAAGTATCTCGGTTTTGTGTCAAGGTTTAAAGTAATGGAAAAGATAAAAGAAACACTTTTAAGGGAGAATGGATTTTAA